The following proteins come from a genomic window of Dermacentor albipictus isolate Rhodes 1998 colony chromosome 8, USDA_Dalb.pri_finalv2, whole genome shotgun sequence:
- the LOC139049119 gene encoding uncharacterized protein translates to MATRGVSAVWAISVTMKGRWTVLDAGDSPGFLSRCVYDPAAESFGSYAEVCNDPKFGQEYNYSLQLHAAQFYSATDRRLLSFDDEVALGQKLCTIKAQHTSIDIGIAAFDLDYEDFSNACASTSWGGRFSRLRALKLLLNFFRTQFNDSSAKDVCLGLVT, encoded by the exons ATGGCTACCCGAGGTGTGAGTGCGGTCTGGGCGATATCTGTGACTATGAAGGGGCGTTGGACGGTCCTGGATGCCGGGGACTCACCTGGCTTCCTCTCTCGCTGCGTGTACGACCCTGCAGCCGAATCCTTCGGCAGCTACGCAGAG GTGTGCAATGACCCGAAATTCGGGCAGGAGTACAACTACAGCTTACAGCTACACGCGGCCCAGTTCTACAGCGCAACAGACCGGCGGTTGCTTTCCTTCGATGATGAAGTGGCGCTCGGACAAAAG CTGTGCACGATCAAGGCGCAGCACACATCCATCGATATCGGCATCGCGGCGTTTGACTTGGACTACGAGGACTTCTCCAACGCCTGTGCAAGCACGAGCTGGGGCGGACGCTTCTCCAGGCTGCGAGCACTTAAGTTACTGCTAAACTTCTTCAGGACCCAGTTCAACGACTCTTCGGCTAAAGACGTCTGTCTGGGGCTGGTTACGTGA